TCATAGCGGTAGTTGCCGGGAGGGTGTCGCGCGAGTCGGCAACATGATAGGCGGTGATTTTGCGATTTTCAGATGAGATAAAGAAGAAAGTATAAGCATGCTCGCCAGCGATTTTGATGTAGGTTTCGTCGCCGCTATTATCGTCGTCAATGTCGCCTTTGAAAGCTATGTTGAAGTGATGGCAGTAGGGTGCGGCGGCTTCGGCATAGTTGAGCACGGTTTGATAGGAGATTTGAATCTTAAAGACTTGTCTCAGGATTTGGGCGGTTTTTCTGGCAGCAATTGCAAACGAGACATGAAATGTCAGCACCAGCCCGAGGACGTTGGCTGAGTTGTAGATTTTATCAAGGTCGACTTTTGAGCTTTCTGGAGCAGCGTGCATCAGGTGTTCTTTGTTAAAATGGTACTCGCGGTATTGATAGTGTAGCTTGAATTGCGATGATTTCGTCTTCCGGAGTTCTTTTTCTTGTGGATTGAGTTTGGCCAAGGCCATCAGATAAGCAGGGCAGTTGTCATTATCGCATTTGTAGCTGGTGCAGAGTTGTTTTTGTTTCCATCGATAAAGGGCATGCTGGCAATGGGGACACCAGTATTTGGTTTTGGGTTTTCTAAATGGCTTGCCGAGTTGTGAAACGCCGCTACAAACCTTGCAACGCACCTGGCTTCGGAGCTTGCCGTCATTGAAATAGAGAAACTGGGCTGGCGCGCCACAATGAGGACATGTGGCATCAGGCACTTTGCCCTTTGGGTTGCGATGAGAGATAGGCAAAAGCGACTGACCATGGACTTGCTCAAATTGAGCCAGCAGCTCGCGCCAGTCTAATTGTGGTTCCGAAGGCGGCGGCTTTACCAGTGGCCTGAGCGGGTCTACATAGAAGTCCCGGTAGTTCGGATGTTTTTTTTAAAATCGTCTTTTGGTTTCACCTCAGGATTGCGGTTAGACAGGATGTCCTGAAGTTCGACGACAATACGTTCGATTTGCTCTCGGTTAAATTTGGAGCAAATCCATAAAACAAAACGGGAAATACGATCCATAGAAATCCTCTCCTCATATCCTCTAAAATTAAGGGGAGGGTGAGAAAAAAGCAAGTAATTCCTGATAAATAATAAACTTAGTCCTTAT
This genomic stretch from candidate division KSB1 bacterium harbors:
- a CDS encoding DDE-type integrase/transposase/recombinase, whose product is MPISHRNPKGKVPDATCPHCGAPAQFLYFNDGKLRSQVRCKVCSGVSQLGKPFRKPKTKYWCPHCQHALYRWKQKQLCTSYKCDNDNCPAYLMALAKLNPQEKELRKTKSSQFKLHYQYREYHFNKEHLMHAAPESSKVDLDKIYNSANVLGLVLTFHVSFAIAARKTAQILRQVFKIQISYQTVLNYAEAAAPYCHHFNIAFKGDIDDDNSGDETYIKIAGEHAYTFFFISSENRKITAYHVADSRDTLPATTAMTEAIRTAKPNQKLALITDGNPSYPAGLHFINEKRDEDNQIQHYKVIGLQNLDDESELNRHFKQMIERLNRTYKYHIRAASGFKSTNGAVALTTLFVTYYNFLRPHMALGYKVPIPKTEINLLETIQAKWCKVIEMARQTYTLS